One Pseudomonas rhizophila DNA window includes the following coding sequences:
- a CDS encoding alpha/beta fold hydrolase: protein MSRSTARWLPSLFLTAALPLFAQAENPPEGPAYGPELQGFEYPYTLKHFPLQSQGQSLQMGYMDVPAQGEVNGRTVVLMHGKNFCAATWGDSIKTLSEAGYRVIAPDQIGFCTSSKPAHYQYSFHQLATNTQALLKALGVQKSIVLGHSTGGMLATRYALQFPDQVERLAMVNPIGLEDWKALGVPYRTVDQWYERELKLSADGIRNYERKTYYGGRWKPEFERWVDMLAGLNKGPGHTQVAWNSALIYDMIFTQPVYYEFKDLKVPTLLMIGTSDTTAIGSDIAPPAVKAKLGRYEVLGKQVAQLIPQSTLVEFAHLGHAPQMEEPDRFHQALLGWLNKPIP from the coding sequence ATGTCGCGTTCCACTGCTCGCTGGTTACCCAGCCTGTTTCTGACGGCCGCCCTGCCGCTGTTCGCCCAGGCCGAAAACCCGCCTGAAGGCCCGGCCTATGGCCCGGAACTCCAAGGCTTCGAATACCCCTACACACTCAAGCACTTCCCCCTTCAGTCCCAGGGCCAATCGTTGCAAATGGGCTACATGGACGTGCCGGCCCAAGGCGAGGTCAATGGCCGCACCGTGGTGCTGATGCACGGCAAGAATTTTTGCGCCGCCACCTGGGGCGACTCGATCAAGACCCTCAGCGAGGCCGGTTACCGGGTCATCGCCCCGGATCAGATCGGTTTCTGTACGTCCAGCAAGCCCGCTCATTACCAGTACAGCTTCCACCAACTGGCAACCAACACCCAGGCCCTGCTCAAGGCTCTCGGGGTGCAGAAAAGCATTGTGCTCGGCCACTCCACCGGTGGCATGCTCGCCACCCGTTATGCCTTGCAGTTTCCCGATCAGGTCGAGCGGCTGGCGATGGTCAACCCCATCGGCCTGGAGGACTGGAAAGCCCTCGGCGTGCCCTACCGTACAGTGGACCAGTGGTACGAGCGCGAACTGAAACTCAGCGCCGACGGTATCCGCAACTACGAGCGCAAGACCTACTATGGTGGCCGCTGGAAACCGGAGTTTGAGCGCTGGGTGGACATGCTGGCCGGGCTGAACAAGGGGCCGGGGCACACGCAAGTCGCGTGGAATTCGGCGCTGATCTACGACATGATCTTCACCCAGCCGGTCTACTACGAATTCAAGGACCTGAAAGTACCGACGCTGCTGATGATCGGCACCTCCGACACCACCGCCATCGGCAGCGACATCGCGCCGCCGGCCGTGAAAGCCAAACTGGGCCGGTATGAAGTGCTGGGCAAGCAGGTGGCTCAATTGATTCCCCAGTCGACCCTGGTGGAGTTCGCCCATCTGGGGCATGCCCCACAGATGGAGGAGCCGGACCGGTTCCACCAGGCCTTGCTGGGCTGGCTGAACAAACCCATTCCCTGA
- the glgA gene encoding glycogen synthase GlgA has protein sequence MISAALEPQQVRSQLPLATDSPTAPVLATGGKALLPVVRQNPNRKKVLFVTSEIADLVKTGGLGDVSSALPRAMAGLHDVRVLIPGYPQVMNSGNPIHIIGELGGHAALPPCKIGRMDMADGLVIYVLICPELFAREGSPYGANNGRDWPDNHIRFARLGLAAADIAANLAQIHWCPDLVHAHDWPAGLAPAYMHWRGQRTPTLFTIHNLAYQGVVSLASCPELGIPEHALQQEGMEFYGKLSFLKAGMAYSSHITTVSATYAQEITTPAFGCGLDGFLAAKTQQGLLSGIPNGIDESWDAATDTHLFRQFAMGDWDGKAVNAAHVRDLFGLDDSSGPLFAVVSRLVYQKGLDLTEAVAEFIVESGGQIAIIGRGEPEEEQAMRELALRFPGRIGVRIGFNETDARRMFAGSDFLLMPSRYEPCGLSQMYAQRFGSLPVARNTGGLADTIEDGITGFLFDESTAESYKQALSRAFKVFEFPDLLNAMRCRAMSAPFNWCKAVEPYAELYEQLVAKSLGKSARQ, from the coding sequence ATGATCAGTGCTGCCTTGGAACCACAGCAAGTCCGTTCTCAACTTCCGCTGGCGACTGACTCGCCGACGGCACCGGTGCTGGCCACCGGCGGCAAGGCACTGCTCCCGGTCGTCAGGCAGAATCCCAATCGCAAGAAGGTATTGTTCGTAACCTCGGAAATTGCCGACCTGGTCAAAACCGGCGGCCTGGGCGATGTTTCTTCCGCCCTGCCCCGGGCCATGGCCGGCCTGCATGACGTGCGAGTGCTGATCCCCGGTTACCCGCAGGTGATGAACAGCGGCAACCCGATCCACATCATCGGTGAACTGGGCGGCCACGCCGCGCTGCCGCCCTGCAAGATCGGGCGGATGGACATGGCCGACGGCCTGGTGATCTACGTACTGATCTGTCCGGAACTCTTTGCCCGTGAAGGCTCACCCTACGGGGCCAACAACGGTCGCGACTGGCCCGACAACCACATTCGCTTCGCCCGGCTGGGCCTGGCCGCAGCTGATATCGCCGCCAACCTCGCCCAAATCCACTGGTGCCCCGATCTGGTCCACGCCCATGACTGGCCGGCCGGTCTGGCGCCGGCCTATATGCACTGGCGTGGGCAACGCACGCCTACCCTGTTCACCATTCACAACCTGGCATACCAGGGCGTAGTGAGCCTGGCCTCATGCCCGGAGCTGGGTATCCCGGAGCACGCGCTGCAGCAGGAAGGCATGGAGTTCTACGGCAAGTTGTCGTTTCTCAAGGCCGGCATGGCCTACTCCAGTCATATCACCACGGTCAGCGCCACCTACGCCCAGGAAATCACTACCCCGGCATTCGGTTGCGGGCTCGACGGTTTTCTTGCGGCTAAAACACAACAAGGCCTGCTCAGCGGCATTCCCAATGGCATCGACGAGAGTTGGGACGCGGCCACCGATACGCACTTGTTCCGCCAGTTCGCCATGGGTGACTGGGATGGCAAAGCCGTGAACGCGGCTCATGTACGCGATCTGTTTGGTCTAGACGACTCCAGCGGCCCGCTGTTCGCCGTGGTTTCGCGCCTGGTGTACCAGAAAGGCCTGGACCTGACCGAAGCCGTCGCCGAGTTCATCGTCGAATCCGGGGGCCAGATCGCGATCATCGGTCGCGGCGAACCGGAGGAAGAGCAAGCCATGCGTGAACTGGCGCTGCGTTTTCCCGGACGGATCGGTGTACGCATCGGCTTCAACGAAACCGACGCGCGGCGGATGTTCGCCGGCAGCGACTTTCTGCTGATGCCTTCACGCTACGAGCCCTGCGGCTTGAGCCAGATGTACGCCCAGCGCTTCGGCTCGCTGCCGGTGGCACGCAATACCGGCGGGCTGGCGGACACCATCGAAGACGGCATCACCGGCTTCCTGTTCGATGAGTCCACCGCCGAAAGTTACAAACAGGCATTGAGCCGGGCCTTCAAGGTCTTCGAGTTCCCTGACCTGCTCAACGCGATGCGCTGCCGGGCTATGTCAGCGCCATTCAACTGGTGCAAGGCCGTGGAACCCTACGCCGAACTCTATGAACAGCTAGTGGCCAAGTCACTGGGTAAATCGGCCAGACAATGA
- a CDS encoding methyl-accepting chemotaxis protein, giving the protein MPAFRTIQARYTLFLISFILLLSILTVVGISYLVAPKLRHTEEQVALNRISEVAEQIQGELNKVQAQQRSITQTIPLLDSDAIDRVLPGLVDQYGELKVFGGGIWPLPNQRAEGRSKFSTFWHRDASGKLVVNTFWNSDAAPNYYDQPWHKGGMATPAGKCAWAAAYKDDASAEPRTNCAMSIQKNGAPYGVSTIDVTLGFFNELVARKEAELSAEMLIVEGDGKIISNSSRISGPIVLKNISELAATSPFAAQVKAGLAQRDQPLQRVEFDNKGEASTFFMRPIEGSPWFLATALPTRLITAQRDDVLSTLSLLQIPMVILLVLMQLYAIRQLTNRMKTLKSNIDALSTGDADLTRRITIRAEDELGAIGHSVNGFIVYLQNMIGEVTQATGAMATSLDNLQRTSAHTSEILMRHASETDQTVTAITEMSSTAESVAQNAAETAAFTQRANEHADHSRVVVAEASNSVVALIDEVASATRKVESMQQDAQRITEILGVIGAIAGQTNLLALNAAIEAARAGEQGRGFAVVADEVRALAARTQASTSEINEMLTRLTQGVSSSVSAMENTQASCQSAADATSRVNSGLDEMAGSVSQINSLSTQIATAAEQQSAVTEEINRSMVQIRHMVEELVESGLASENNTRQLLEANSRVNAIMGRFKVR; this is encoded by the coding sequence ATGCCCGCATTTCGCACCATTCAGGCGCGCTACACGCTGTTCCTGATTTCATTCATCCTGTTGTTGTCCATCCTGACCGTCGTGGGTATCAGCTATCTCGTCGCGCCCAAACTGCGCCACACCGAAGAGCAAGTGGCGCTTAATCGCATCAGCGAAGTGGCCGAGCAGATCCAGGGGGAATTGAACAAGGTCCAGGCGCAGCAACGCAGCATCACCCAGACCATCCCGCTGCTCGACAGCGATGCCATAGACAGGGTCCTGCCTGGCTTGGTGGATCAGTACGGCGAGCTGAAAGTCTTTGGTGGCGGGATCTGGCCGCTGCCTAATCAGCGGGCCGAAGGGCGTAGCAAATTCAGCACGTTCTGGCACCGCGACGCCTCGGGCAAACTGGTGGTCAATACCTTCTGGAACAGCGACGCGGCGCCAAATTATTACGATCAACCCTGGCACAAGGGCGGCATGGCCACACCCGCCGGCAAGTGCGCCTGGGCCGCCGCCTATAAAGACGACGCCAGCGCTGAGCCGCGGACCAACTGCGCCATGTCCATCCAGAAGAACGGCGCGCCTTATGGCGTTTCCACCATCGACGTGACCCTGGGCTTCTTCAATGAGCTGGTGGCACGCAAGGAAGCCGAGCTGAGCGCCGAGATGCTGATCGTGGAAGGCGATGGCAAGATCATCAGCAACAGTTCGCGCATCAGCGGCCCCATCGTGCTGAAGAACATCAGCGAACTGGCGGCAACCTCGCCCTTCGCCGCACAGGTCAAGGCCGGCCTGGCCCAGCGAGACCAACCGCTGCAGCGGGTCGAATTTGATAACAAGGGTGAGGCCAGTACCTTTTTCATGCGGCCTATCGAAGGTTCGCCGTGGTTCCTGGCTACCGCCTTGCCAACCCGCCTGATCACCGCCCAGCGCGACGATGTACTGAGCACGTTAAGCCTGCTGCAGATCCCGATGGTGATCCTGCTGGTGTTGATGCAGTTGTACGCGATCCGTCAGTTGACCAACCGCATGAAGACACTCAAGAGCAACATCGATGCGCTGTCCACCGGCGATGCCGACCTGACCCGGCGCATCACCATCCGCGCCGAGGATGAACTGGGGGCGATCGGTCATTCGGTCAACGGCTTCATCGTTTACCTGCAAAACATGATCGGCGAAGTCACCCAGGCGACCGGCGCCATGGCGACAAGCCTGGACAACCTGCAACGGACCTCAGCCCACACCAGCGAAATCCTGATGCGCCACGCCTCGGAAACCGATCAGACCGTCACGGCCATCACCGAGATGAGTTCCACCGCCGAAAGCGTCGCGCAGAACGCCGCCGAAACCGCTGCGTTCACCCAACGCGCCAATGAACATGCCGACCATTCTCGGGTGGTTGTCGCAGAGGCGTCCAACAGTGTGGTGGCCTTGATCGATGAAGTCGCCAGTGCTACCCGCAAAGTCGAAAGCATGCAGCAGGACGCTCAACGCATCACCGAGATTCTCGGCGTAATCGGCGCCATTGCCGGGCAGACCAACTTGCTGGCCCTTAACGCCGCCATCGAAGCCGCCCGGGCCGGTGAGCAGGGTCGAGGCTTCGCAGTGGTGGCCGACGAGGTACGCGCCCTCGCCGCCCGCACCCAGGCCAGCACCTCGGAAATCAACGAAATGCTGACGCGCTTGACCCAGGGCGTGAGTTCATCGGTTTCGGCCATGGAAAACACCCAGGCCAGCTGCCAGTCGGCCGCCGACGCCACGTCCAGAGTCAATTCAGGACTGGATGAAATGGCCGGTTCCGTCAGCCAGATCAACAGCCTGAGCACTCAGATCGCCACCGCTGCCGAACAGCAGAGCGCCGTGACCGAGGAAATCAATCGCAGCATGGTGCAGATCCGCCATATGGTGGAAGAGCTGGTGGAAAGTGGCCTGGCCAGCGAGAACAACACCCGCCAGTTGCTGGAAGCCAACAGCCGGGTGAATGCGATCATGGGGCGGTTCAAGGTGCGCTGA
- a CDS encoding D-2-hydroxyacid dehydrogenase family protein: MAVQIAVIDDWQDVARDVVDWSVLDSIGQVTFIHEYPAERDTLAARLHRFEVICVMRERTPFDEGLLRRLPNLKLLLTGGMRNAALDLKAAAELGIQVCGTESYKHAAPELTWALIMALTRNLVQEANALRAGLWQQGLGGDLHGKTLAILGLGSIGTRVAQFGQVFGMRVIAWSQNLTAERAAEVGVTYVSKQQLFEQADILSVHLVLSERSRGLVDAQALGWMKPQALLVNTARGPIVDEAALIDALRDKRLAGAALDVFAEEPLPSDHPFRSLENLLATPHVGYVTRNNYQKFYSLMIEDLQAWAAGKPIRLLTPTGD; encoded by the coding sequence ATGGCGGTGCAAATAGCAGTCATCGATGATTGGCAGGACGTAGCGCGGGACGTGGTGGACTGGTCGGTGCTCGATAGCATCGGCCAGGTGACATTTATTCATGAGTACCCTGCCGAGCGCGACACCCTCGCCGCGCGCCTGCACCGCTTCGAAGTGATCTGCGTGATGCGTGAACGCACGCCATTCGACGAAGGCCTGCTGCGCCGCCTGCCCAACCTCAAGCTGTTGCTCACCGGCGGCATGCGCAATGCCGCCCTGGACCTCAAGGCAGCCGCCGAACTGGGTATCCAGGTATGCGGCACCGAAAGCTACAAGCACGCAGCCCCCGAGCTGACCTGGGCGCTGATCATGGCCCTGACCCGCAACCTGGTGCAGGAGGCCAATGCCTTGCGCGCCGGGCTATGGCAGCAAGGCTTGGGCGGCGACCTGCATGGCAAGACCCTGGCAATCCTCGGCCTGGGCAGCATCGGCACACGGGTAGCTCAGTTCGGCCAGGTCTTCGGCATGCGGGTGATCGCCTGGAGCCAGAACCTCACCGCTGAACGGGCCGCAGAAGTGGGTGTGACCTACGTGAGTAAACAGCAACTGTTCGAACAGGCTGACATTCTCTCGGTGCATCTGGTACTCAGCGAGCGCTCCCGCGGTTTGGTGGACGCCCAGGCGCTGGGCTGGATGAAACCCCAGGCGCTATTGGTCAATACCGCACGCGGTCCAATCGTCGATGAAGCCGCCCTGATCGACGCCCTGCGCGACAAACGCCTGGCCGGTGCCGCCCTGGACGTCTTCGCCGAGGAACCCCTGCCATCCGACCACCCGTTCCGATCCCTGGAAAATCTACTGGCCACACCGCACGTGGGTTACGTCACCCGGAACAATTATCAGAAGTTCTATTCCTTGATGATCGAAGACCTGCAAGCCTGGGCGGCCGGCAAACCGATCCGCCTGTTGACCCCCACTGGCGACTGA
- a CDS encoding YqaA family protein has translation MGEAYIGLFLAAFGAATLLPLQSEALLVGLLLSERYETWLLLGVATVGNVLGSLVNWWLGTRLEQFKDRRWFPVSPAHLDKARVHYQRYGRWSLLLSWMPIIGDPLTLVAGVMGEPWRRFVLIVTLAKGLRYGALALATLGWMG, from the coding sequence ATGGGCGAGGCTTACATCGGCTTGTTCCTGGCGGCATTCGGTGCCGCCACCTTGTTACCGCTGCAATCCGAAGCACTGCTGGTTGGGCTGTTGCTCAGCGAACGCTATGAAACCTGGCTGTTGCTGGGGGTCGCCACCGTGGGCAACGTACTGGGCTCGCTGGTGAACTGGTGGCTGGGCACACGCCTGGAGCAGTTCAAGGATCGGCGCTGGTTTCCGGTCAGTCCGGCGCATCTGGACAAGGCCCGCGTGCATTATCAGCGTTATGGGCGCTGGTCGCTGCTGCTCAGTTGGATGCCCATCATCGGCGATCCACTGACCTTGGTGGCGGGCGTGATGGGCGAGCCGTGGCGGCGCTTTGTGTTGATCGTGACCCTGGCCAAAGGGTTGCGTTATGGCGCACTCGCCCTCGCGACCCTGGGCTGGATGGGTTGA
- a CDS encoding DUF411 domain-containing protein: MANPLHLLALSAFFVTTLAQAAEPITIDVHRDANCGCCKKWISHLQENGFKVNDHVETDMSSVKQRLGVAPNLRSCHTAQINGKFVEGHVPADQVLALSKRNDLLGVAAPGMPMGSPGMETDGMSDAYQVIGLKSDGTQTVVADYPAH, encoded by the coding sequence ATGGCCAATCCCCTGCACCTGCTCGCCCTGAGCGCGTTTTTTGTCACCACCCTGGCCCAGGCCGCCGAACCGATCACCATTGACGTACACCGCGATGCCAATTGCGGTTGCTGTAAAAAATGGATTTCACATCTGCAAGAAAACGGCTTCAAGGTCAACGACCATGTTGAAACCGACATGAGTTCAGTCAAACAACGCCTGGGTGTTGCGCCAAACCTGCGCTCCTGCCACACCGCCCAGATCAATGGCAAATTCGTTGAGGGGCATGTCCCGGCCGACCAGGTCCTGGCGTTGAGCAAACGGAACGACCTGCTCGGTGTGGCCGCGCCTGGCATGCCCATGGGTTCGCCCGGTATGGAAACGGACGGCATGAGTGATGCGTATCAGGTGATCGGCCTGAAAAGCGACGGGACTCAAACCGTGGTGGCGGATTACCCGGCCCACTGA